Proteins encoded by one window of Salmo trutta chromosome 17, fSalTru1.1, whole genome shotgun sequence:
- the neto2b gene encoding neuropilin and tolloid-like protein 2 isoform X1, whose protein sequence is MVLAFQSVCPFYSLSLKLSLSLSLLIYSLCPIQPHPVWVALFLIEEGFALAQKTKDSQNVGKISQNARQCGTWIRNINGGQFSSPNYPKIYPPNKECLYILEALPRQRIELLFDDIFYIEPSFECRFDHIEVRDGPFSFSPLINRFCGSSSPGLVLSSGRFIWIRFSSDEELEGLGFRVQYTFTADPEFHLHVGGILNPIPDCQFELSGADGMIRSGQVEEEDKVKPDQAVDCIWTIRAPPNFKIYLRFLEYQLENSNECKKNFVAVYDGSSAIEDLKAKFCSTVATDVMLDNGVGVVRMWADEGSRLSRFRMLFTSFADPPCSGDMFFCHSSMCINNSLVCNGVQNCVFPWDESNCKEKKPKGIFHHITKTHGTIIGVSTGLVLLLLIISILVQVKQPRKKVVARKSALFNRADFKEVFEPPHYELFSLREKELSTDIDLPEELQSLNALRRSSTTSRCIHEHHCGSQASANPSRRASSVGIGSMELPLFRCEFTQGQPGSLPSLRGVNSSLRKKSWPSMKQVGLVGGEGLVDLVRGREDRVMEEEEEEEVEGGRCDVYVRRGMSMRSICEMSQQRSMSMDF, encoded by the exons ATGGTCCTCGCGTTTCAGAGTGTGTGTCCTTTTTATTCTTTATccctcaaactctctctctctctttctctcctgatTTACTCTCTATGCCCTATTCAACCCCATCCAGTCTGGGTAGCTCTCTTTCTGATAGAGGAAGGCTTTGCATTGGCACAGAAAACCAAAG ACTCTCAGAATGTGGGTAAGATTTCCCAGAATGCCCGACAGTGTGGCACCTGGATCAGAAACATCAACGGGGGGCAGTTCAGCTCTCCAAACTACCCTAAAATCTACCCTCCCAACAAAGAGTGCCTCTACATACtggaag CCCTGCCCCGTCAAAGGATCGAGCTTCTGTTTGATGACATCTTTTACATTGAGCCATCCTTTGAGTGTCGTTTTGACCACATCGAGGTGAGAGATGGTCCATTCAGTTTCTCTCCTCTGATCAACCGCTTCTGTGGCTCCTCCAGCCCAGGCCTGGTGCTCTCCAGCGGACGATTCATCTGGATCCGCTTCTCCAGTGATGAGGAGCTGGAGGGACTGGGCTTCAGGGTCCAGTACACCTTTACCGCAG accCAGAGTTTCACCTCCACGTGGGAGGAATATTAAATCCTATTCCAG ACTGTCAGTTTGAGCTAAGTGGAGCTGATGGTATGATCCGGTCCGgtcaggtggaggaggaggacaaaGTCAAACCTGACCAGGCGGTCGACTGTATCTGGACCATACGAGCTCCGCCCAACTTCAAG ATCTACCTGCGGTTTCTGGAGTATCAGCTGGAGAATTCGAACGAGTGTAAGAAGAACTTTGTGGCCGTGTACGATGGCAGCAGTGCCATAGAGGACCTCAAG GCCAAGTTCTGCAGTACCGTTGCCACTGACGTAATGCTTGACAACGGGGTGGGCGTGGTCAGGATGTGGGCGGACGAAGGCAGCAGACTCAGCCGCTTTCGCATGCTCTTCACGTCTTTCGCAGACC cCCCATGTTCAGGCGACATGTTCTTCTGCCACAGTAGCATGTGCATCAACAACTCTCTGGTGTGTAACGGGGTGCAGAACTGTGTCTTTCCCTGGGACGAGAGCAACTGTAAAG agaagaAGCCTAAAGGTATATTCCATCACATTACTAAGACCCATGGGACAATTATAGGTGTGTCTACAggactcgtcctcctcctcctcatcatctccATACTGGTGCAGGTCAAACAGCCACGCAAGAAG GTGGTGGCGCGGAAGAGTGCCCTTTTCAATCGAGCTGACTTCAAGGAAGTGTTTGAACCTCCGCACTACGAACTCTTCTCACTCAGAGAGAAG GAGTTGTCTACGGACATAGACCTACCAGAAGAACTCCAGTCTCTCAACGCTCTGAGACGTTCCTCCACCACTTCCCGCTGCATCCATGAGCACCACTGTGGCTCCCAGGCCTCCGCCAACCCCAGCCGACGTGCTTCCTCTGTGGGCATAGGATCCATGGAGCTGCCCCTCTTCCGGTGCGAGTTCACCCAGGGTCAGCCAGGCTCCCTACCCTCTCTGAGAGGCGTCAACAGCAGCCTGAGGAAGAAGAGCTGGCCTAGTATGAAACAGGTAGGACTGGTGGGAGGCGAGGGCCTGGTGGACCTGGTAAGGGGGAGGGAGGATAGGGtgatggaagaggaggaagaagaggaggtggaAGGAGGGAGGTGTGATGTGTATGTACGCAGAGGGATGAGCATGAGATCCATCTGTGAGATGTCTCAGCAGAGATCGATGTCCATGGACTTctga
- the neto2b gene encoding neuropilin and tolloid-like protein 2 isoform X2, with product MYIFWVALFLIEEGFALAQKTKDSQNVGKISQNARQCGTWIRNINGGQFSSPNYPKIYPPNKECLYILEALPRQRIELLFDDIFYIEPSFECRFDHIEVRDGPFSFSPLINRFCGSSSPGLVLSSGRFIWIRFSSDEELEGLGFRVQYTFTADPEFHLHVGGILNPIPDCQFELSGADGMIRSGQVEEEDKVKPDQAVDCIWTIRAPPNFKIYLRFLEYQLENSNECKKNFVAVYDGSSAIEDLKAKFCSTVATDVMLDNGVGVVRMWADEGSRLSRFRMLFTSFADPPCSGDMFFCHSSMCINNSLVCNGVQNCVFPWDESNCKEKKPKGIFHHITKTHGTIIGVSTGLVLLLLIISILVQVKQPRKKVVARKSALFNRADFKEVFEPPHYELFSLREKELSTDIDLPEELQSLNALRRSSTTSRCIHEHHCGSQASANPSRRASSVGIGSMELPLFRCEFTQGQPGSLPSLRGVNSSLRKKSWPSMKQVGLVGGEGLVDLVRGREDRVMEEEEEEEVEGGRCDVYVRRGMSMRSICEMSQQRSMSMDF from the exons ATGTACATAT TCTGGGTAGCTCTCTTTCTGATAGAGGAAGGCTTTGCATTGGCACAGAAAACCAAAG ACTCTCAGAATGTGGGTAAGATTTCCCAGAATGCCCGACAGTGTGGCACCTGGATCAGAAACATCAACGGGGGGCAGTTCAGCTCTCCAAACTACCCTAAAATCTACCCTCCCAACAAAGAGTGCCTCTACATACtggaag CCCTGCCCCGTCAAAGGATCGAGCTTCTGTTTGATGACATCTTTTACATTGAGCCATCCTTTGAGTGTCGTTTTGACCACATCGAGGTGAGAGATGGTCCATTCAGTTTCTCTCCTCTGATCAACCGCTTCTGTGGCTCCTCCAGCCCAGGCCTGGTGCTCTCCAGCGGACGATTCATCTGGATCCGCTTCTCCAGTGATGAGGAGCTGGAGGGACTGGGCTTCAGGGTCCAGTACACCTTTACCGCAG accCAGAGTTTCACCTCCACGTGGGAGGAATATTAAATCCTATTCCAG ACTGTCAGTTTGAGCTAAGTGGAGCTGATGGTATGATCCGGTCCGgtcaggtggaggaggaggacaaaGTCAAACCTGACCAGGCGGTCGACTGTATCTGGACCATACGAGCTCCGCCCAACTTCAAG ATCTACCTGCGGTTTCTGGAGTATCAGCTGGAGAATTCGAACGAGTGTAAGAAGAACTTTGTGGCCGTGTACGATGGCAGCAGTGCCATAGAGGACCTCAAG GCCAAGTTCTGCAGTACCGTTGCCACTGACGTAATGCTTGACAACGGGGTGGGCGTGGTCAGGATGTGGGCGGACGAAGGCAGCAGACTCAGCCGCTTTCGCATGCTCTTCACGTCTTTCGCAGACC cCCCATGTTCAGGCGACATGTTCTTCTGCCACAGTAGCATGTGCATCAACAACTCTCTGGTGTGTAACGGGGTGCAGAACTGTGTCTTTCCCTGGGACGAGAGCAACTGTAAAG agaagaAGCCTAAAGGTATATTCCATCACATTACTAAGACCCATGGGACAATTATAGGTGTGTCTACAggactcgtcctcctcctcctcatcatctccATACTGGTGCAGGTCAAACAGCCACGCAAGAAG GTGGTGGCGCGGAAGAGTGCCCTTTTCAATCGAGCTGACTTCAAGGAAGTGTTTGAACCTCCGCACTACGAACTCTTCTCACTCAGAGAGAAG GAGTTGTCTACGGACATAGACCTACCAGAAGAACTCCAGTCTCTCAACGCTCTGAGACGTTCCTCCACCACTTCCCGCTGCATCCATGAGCACCACTGTGGCTCCCAGGCCTCCGCCAACCCCAGCCGACGTGCTTCCTCTGTGGGCATAGGATCCATGGAGCTGCCCCTCTTCCGGTGCGAGTTCACCCAGGGTCAGCCAGGCTCCCTACCCTCTCTGAGAGGCGTCAACAGCAGCCTGAGGAAGAAGAGCTGGCCTAGTATGAAACAGGTAGGACTGGTGGGAGGCGAGGGCCTGGTGGACCTGGTAAGGGGGAGGGAGGATAGGGtgatggaagaggaggaagaagaggaggtggaAGGAGGGAGGTGTGATGTGTATGTACGCAGAGGGATGAGCATGAGATCCATCTGTGAGATGTCTCAGCAGAGATCGATGTCCATGGACTTctga
- the neto2b gene encoding neuropilin and tolloid-like protein 2 isoform X3 produces the protein MYIYSQNVGKISQNARQCGTWIRNINGGQFSSPNYPKIYPPNKECLYILEALPRQRIELLFDDIFYIEPSFECRFDHIEVRDGPFSFSPLINRFCGSSSPGLVLSSGRFIWIRFSSDEELEGLGFRVQYTFTADPEFHLHVGGILNPIPDCQFELSGADGMIRSGQVEEEDKVKPDQAVDCIWTIRAPPNFKIYLRFLEYQLENSNECKKNFVAVYDGSSAIEDLKAKFCSTVATDVMLDNGVGVVRMWADEGSRLSRFRMLFTSFADPPCSGDMFFCHSSMCINNSLVCNGVQNCVFPWDESNCKEKKPKGIFHHITKTHGTIIGVSTGLVLLLLIISILVQVKQPRKKVVARKSALFNRADFKEVFEPPHYELFSLREKELSTDIDLPEELQSLNALRRSSTTSRCIHEHHCGSQASANPSRRASSVGIGSMELPLFRCEFTQGQPGSLPSLRGVNSSLRKKSWPSMKQVGLVGGEGLVDLVRGREDRVMEEEEEEEVEGGRCDVYVRRGMSMRSICEMSQQRSMSMDF, from the exons ATGTACATAT ACTCTCAGAATGTGGGTAAGATTTCCCAGAATGCCCGACAGTGTGGCACCTGGATCAGAAACATCAACGGGGGGCAGTTCAGCTCTCCAAACTACCCTAAAATCTACCCTCCCAACAAAGAGTGCCTCTACATACtggaag CCCTGCCCCGTCAAAGGATCGAGCTTCTGTTTGATGACATCTTTTACATTGAGCCATCCTTTGAGTGTCGTTTTGACCACATCGAGGTGAGAGATGGTCCATTCAGTTTCTCTCCTCTGATCAACCGCTTCTGTGGCTCCTCCAGCCCAGGCCTGGTGCTCTCCAGCGGACGATTCATCTGGATCCGCTTCTCCAGTGATGAGGAGCTGGAGGGACTGGGCTTCAGGGTCCAGTACACCTTTACCGCAG accCAGAGTTTCACCTCCACGTGGGAGGAATATTAAATCCTATTCCAG ACTGTCAGTTTGAGCTAAGTGGAGCTGATGGTATGATCCGGTCCGgtcaggtggaggaggaggacaaaGTCAAACCTGACCAGGCGGTCGACTGTATCTGGACCATACGAGCTCCGCCCAACTTCAAG ATCTACCTGCGGTTTCTGGAGTATCAGCTGGAGAATTCGAACGAGTGTAAGAAGAACTTTGTGGCCGTGTACGATGGCAGCAGTGCCATAGAGGACCTCAAG GCCAAGTTCTGCAGTACCGTTGCCACTGACGTAATGCTTGACAACGGGGTGGGCGTGGTCAGGATGTGGGCGGACGAAGGCAGCAGACTCAGCCGCTTTCGCATGCTCTTCACGTCTTTCGCAGACC cCCCATGTTCAGGCGACATGTTCTTCTGCCACAGTAGCATGTGCATCAACAACTCTCTGGTGTGTAACGGGGTGCAGAACTGTGTCTTTCCCTGGGACGAGAGCAACTGTAAAG agaagaAGCCTAAAGGTATATTCCATCACATTACTAAGACCCATGGGACAATTATAGGTGTGTCTACAggactcgtcctcctcctcctcatcatctccATACTGGTGCAGGTCAAACAGCCACGCAAGAAG GTGGTGGCGCGGAAGAGTGCCCTTTTCAATCGAGCTGACTTCAAGGAAGTGTTTGAACCTCCGCACTACGAACTCTTCTCACTCAGAGAGAAG GAGTTGTCTACGGACATAGACCTACCAGAAGAACTCCAGTCTCTCAACGCTCTGAGACGTTCCTCCACCACTTCCCGCTGCATCCATGAGCACCACTGTGGCTCCCAGGCCTCCGCCAACCCCAGCCGACGTGCTTCCTCTGTGGGCATAGGATCCATGGAGCTGCCCCTCTTCCGGTGCGAGTTCACCCAGGGTCAGCCAGGCTCCCTACCCTCTCTGAGAGGCGTCAACAGCAGCCTGAGGAAGAAGAGCTGGCCTAGTATGAAACAGGTAGGACTGGTGGGAGGCGAGGGCCTGGTGGACCTGGTAAGGGGGAGGGAGGATAGGGtgatggaagaggaggaagaagaggaggtggaAGGAGGGAGGTGTGATGTGTATGTACGCAGAGGGATGAGCATGAGATCCATCTGTGAGATGTCTCAGCAGAGATCGATGTCCATGGACTTctga
- the LOC115152021 gene encoding tripartite motif-containing protein 16 codes for MCLKTAEAMDSISCSICLAILKDPVTIPCGHSYCMGCIKGYWDQEDQKLVCSCPQCRQTFNPRPFLNRNTVMAEMVKTLTEKNTKKKKKKTKLQAAPPAHCYAGPGDVECDACTGRKLKAVKFCLVCLASYCETHLQPHYESPAFKKHKLVKASTQLQEKICSHHDKLLEVYCRTDQQCICHLCMLDKHKGHDIVSAAAEITEKQRQLGEKSKQRIKEREKEMLEVRQAVKSFKRSAQAAVESSEKIFTELIRSIEGRHSEVKELIRAQEKANVSRAEGLLKQLEQEVAELKRREAELEQLSHTEDHIHFLQSFQSLCVPPGSEALPSITINHHVSFEDVMKSVSELRNRLEDICAGEIIKMSVQMSELHIVPPPGPRTREEFLKYYCQLTLDPNTPTQRLYLSEENTKVAYSRERQIIRPHNPERFQMWHQVLCKEGLSGACYWEVEWIGFGITIAVSYKGIKRHGGSECWFGNNDKSWCLVCYSDSCSIRHNMAPFESRLTFNMDFDKHFTEEIKIPVAPSSRVGVYLDHSAGTLSFYSVSDTMTLLYRVQTTFTEPLYPGFYCNCDSSVKIIPLP; via the exons ATGTGTTTGAAAACGGCAGAAGCCATGGACTCGATCAGTTGTTCGATCTGTTTGGCGATACTAAAAGATCCAGTGACTATTCCCTGTGGACACAGCTACTGTATGGGCTGTATTAAAGGCTACTGGGATCAGGAAGACCAGAAGCTTGTCTGCAGCTGCCCCCAGTGCAGACAGACCTTCAACCCAAGGCCTTTTCTGAACAGAAACACAGTTATGGCTGAAATGGTgaaaacactgacagaaaaaaatactaaaaagaagaaaaagaagacaaAACTCCAAGCTGCTCCTCCTGCTCACTGTtatgctggacctggagatgttGAGTGTGACGCCTGCACTGGGAGAAAATTAAAAGCTGTCAAGTTCTGTCTGGtgtgtctggcctcttactgtgagacaCACCTCCAGCCTCACTATGAATCTCCTGCCTTtaagaagcacaagctggtcaaagcctccacacaactacaggagaagatctgctctcatcatgacaaactaCTGGAGGTTTACTGCCGGACAGATCAGCAATGTATCTGTCATCTGTGTATGTTGGATaaacataaaggccatgatatAGTCTCTGCTGCAGCCGAAATAACTGAAAAACAA AGGCAGTTGGGGGAGAAATCTAAGCAGAGAatcaaggagagagagaaggagatgctGGAGGTGAGACAGGCTGTGAAGTCATTCAAG cgctctgcacaggcagcagtTGAGAGCAGTGAGAAGATCTTTACTGAACTGATCCGCTCCATTGAGGGAAGGCactctgaggtgaaggagcttATCAGAGCCCAGGAGAAGGCTAATGTGAGTCGGGCTGAAGGACTCCTGAAGCAGCTGGAGCAGGAGGTGGCTgagctgaagaggagagaggctgagctggagcagctttcacacacagaggatcacatccatttcctccag AGTTTccagtctctctgtgtccctcctgGATCTGAGGCCTTACCCAGCATCACTATCAACCATCACGTCTCCTTTGAGGATGTTATGAAATCTGTCTCTGAGCTAAGAAACAGACTTGAAGATATCTGCGCTGGggagataattaagatgtctgtACAAA TGTCAGAACTTCACATTGTCCCACCTCCTGGGCCCAGGACCAGAGAAGAGTTCTTGAAAT ATTATTGCCAGCTGACATTGGATCCTAACACACCAACTCAACGTTTGTATCTGTCTGAAGAGAACACAAAGGTGGCATACAGTCGTGAGCGCCAGATCATACGTCCTCACAATCCAGAAAGATTTCAGATGTGGCACCAGGTGCTGTGTAAAGAGGGTCTGTCTGGAGCCtgctactgggaggtagagtggattGGGTTCGGGATTACTATAGCGGTCTCATATAAAGGGATCAAGAGGCACGGTGGATCAGAGTGTTGGTTTGGGAACAATGATAAGTCCTGGTGTTTGGTATGTTATTCGGATAGCTGCTCTATCAGGCACAATATGGCACCATTTGAGTCACGTTTGACATTTAATATGGACTTTGATAAGCACTTTACAGAAGAGATTAAAATCCCTGTCGCGCCctcctccagagtaggagtgtacctggacCACAGTGCAGgaactctgtccttctacagcgtctctgacacaatgaccctcctctacagagtccagaccacattTACTGAACCCCTTTATCCTGGGTTCTATTGTAATtgtgattcatctgtgaagataaTTCCTTTGCCTTAA